From Rhizobium sp. NZLR1, a single genomic window includes:
- a CDS encoding NAD(P)H-dependent oxidoreductase has translation MKTPTRLAVIYGSTREGRICDRVVKWLTEELIRFPQFDIDIIDPLDFALPTTRELAHPEIARLAERLGMADAFIIVTPEYNHSFTASLKFVIDFFFEPWQGKPVAFVSYGGISGGLRAVEQLRLVFAELHAVTIRDSVSFAAPWNRFDAEGRLDTPDDALRLLGRMMARLEWWTRALATARIDRPYADIAA, from the coding sequence ATGAAAACACCCACCAGGCTGGCGGTCATCTACGGGAGCACGAGGGAAGGCCGCATCTGCGACCGGGTGGTCAAGTGGCTGACGGAGGAGCTCATCCGCTTCCCGCAATTCGATATCGACATCATCGACCCGCTGGATTTTGCGCTGCCGACCACCCGCGAATTGGCACATCCCGAAATCGCCAGGCTCGCCGAGCGGCTCGGCATGGCGGACGCGTTCATCATCGTCACGCCGGAATACAATCACAGCTTCACCGCCTCGCTGAAATTCGTCATCGATTTCTTCTTCGAGCCTTGGCAGGGCAAGCCGGTCGCCTTCGTTTCCTATGGCGGTATTTCCGGCGGCCTGCGCGCGGTAGAGCAGCTGCGCCTCGTCTTTGCCGAACTCCACGCCGTCACGATCCGCGATTCGGTCAGCTTCGCTGCGCCATGGAACCGCTTCGACGCGGAAGGCAGGCTCGACACTCCCGACGACGCGCTGCGCTTGCTCGGCCGAATGATGGCAAGGCTGGAATGGTGGACACGGGCGCTCGCCACCGCCCGTATCGATCGTCCCTATGCCGATATCGCCGCCTGA
- a CDS encoding YkoF family thiamine/hydroxymethylpyrimidine-binding protein, whose translation MFSGAQVSLYPMSGNFVGIILDAVKAFDPYRDRLRIETDDISTLLVGPPDVLFAAMRDLFVVAANTGEHCVLSAAVSRGCPGEPDDAICGVKPSAGRAEPLADRITSALAAVETTTETGQPAAAQFSLYVMGTGSHMDEIYGCIDFLKRSGTFDHAKNFCTRLGGDAGAVFATIHEAFYRFGDPVGHVTLDITVSANTAPRVLADAQGTP comes from the coding sequence ATGTTCTCAGGCGCACAAGTGTCACTCTATCCGATGTCCGGCAATTTCGTCGGCATCATTCTCGATGCCGTCAAGGCGTTCGACCCCTATCGCGACCGGCTTCGCATCGAGACCGATGATATCTCCACCCTGCTGGTCGGCCCGCCTGATGTCCTCTTCGCGGCCATGCGCGATCTTTTCGTCGTCGCCGCCAATACCGGCGAGCATTGCGTGCTGTCCGCCGCGGTCTCACGCGGCTGCCCAGGTGAGCCCGACGACGCCATCTGCGGCGTCAAGCCCTCTGCCGGCCGGGCGGAGCCGCTTGCCGACCGGATTACATCAGCCCTTGCCGCCGTTGAAACCACCACGGAGACCGGACAGCCGGCAGCCGCGCAATTCTCGCTCTACGTCATGGGAACCGGCAGCCATATGGACGAGATCTATGGCTGCATCGATTTCTTGAAGCGCTCCGGCACCTTCGACCACGCCAAGAATTTCTGTACCCGGCTGGGGGGAGATGCCGGCGCCGTCTTCGCGACCATTCATGAGGCCTTCTATCGCTTCGGCGACCCGGTGGGACACGTGACGCTCGACATCACGGTCTCCGCCAATACAGCGCCGCGCGTCTTAGCAGACGCGCAAGGGACGCCGTAA
- a CDS encoding ABC transporter permease, whose product MTSPQPSDSRLAALRAALYRGIPAFLAGCAFLAAWELYVDLSGIKPSILPAPSRIVIQGWLNREALISNTWPTLGATLGGFALSLAFAFAASILMDFVSFMRRALLPIFIASQTLPLVAIAPLVVLWFGFGLLPKILLVALVTFFPLLVALLQGYQSTDRDIAELLNSMKASRWRIFRLARLPSALPYFFAGLRISITYAVVGAIFAEYAGAARGLGIYILNAKNNFRPDLVLAAVVISAALTLCLFGLTLLIQRLVMPWQRSQESRR is encoded by the coding sequence ATGACATCGCCACAACCATCGGATTCGCGCCTTGCCGCGCTCCGCGCCGCTCTCTACCGGGGCATACCGGCCTTTCTCGCGGGCTGCGCGTTTTTGGCGGCATGGGAACTCTATGTCGATCTTTCCGGCATCAAACCTTCCATCCTGCCGGCGCCTTCGCGCATTGTCATCCAGGGCTGGCTGAACCGTGAGGCGCTGATATCAAACACCTGGCCGACGCTGGGTGCGACACTCGGCGGTTTCGCGCTGTCGCTTGCCTTCGCCTTCGCCGCTTCGATCCTGATGGATTTCGTGTCTTTCATGCGCCGGGCATTGCTACCGATTTTCATCGCCAGCCAGACGCTGCCGCTGGTGGCGATCGCGCCCCTTGTCGTCCTCTGGTTCGGTTTCGGCCTGTTGCCGAAGATCCTGCTGGTGGCGCTAGTCACCTTCTTTCCGCTGTTGGTCGCCCTGCTGCAGGGCTATCAATCGACCGACCGCGACATCGCCGAATTGCTGAACTCGATGAAGGCGAGCCGCTGGCGGATTTTCCGCCTGGCGCGGCTTCCCTCCGCGCTGCCCTATTTCTTCGCCGGCCTCAGGATCTCGATCACCTATGCCGTCGTCGGCGCGATCTTTGCCGAATATGCCGGCGCCGCCCGCGGCCTCGGCATCTATATCCTCAACGCCAAGAACAATTTCCGCCCCGATCTCGTGCTTGCCGCCGTCGTTATCAGCGCCGCGCTCACACTCTGCCTCTTCGGGCTGACGCTATTGATCCAGCGCCTCGTCATGCCCTGGCAACGATCCCAGGAGTCGCGGCGATGA
- a CDS encoding ABC transporter ATP-binding protein, whose translation MSDTMVELRNISKSFDGMKVLGDISLTVANGEFVSIVGPSGSGKSTVLRLLTQALRPDSGTVLFKDAPLERAPHSFAFMPQRDALMPWRRIIDNAALGLEVRGMSRRAARATVAPLFERFGLAGFEHHYPSELSGGMRQRAALLRTVVQTQDMLLLDEPFGALDALTRTQIQEWLQSMWTEHRWTALLITHDVREAVFLSDRIYVLSARPARIIREFHVPLPRPRSLADLGSPAAQAIETEILQTLLHPLEQDDFRPVGLKSESCSTL comes from the coding sequence ATGAGCGATACGATGGTCGAACTGCGCAACATCTCGAAGTCCTTCGACGGCATGAAGGTGCTGGGCGATATTTCGCTCACTGTGGCAAACGGCGAGTTCGTTTCGATCGTCGGCCCGTCCGGCTCAGGAAAGTCGACGGTGCTCCGATTGCTGACACAGGCGCTTCGCCCCGATTCCGGCACCGTGCTTTTCAAGGACGCGCCGCTGGAACGGGCGCCGCATTCATTCGCCTTCATGCCGCAGCGCGATGCGCTGATGCCCTGGCGCCGGATCATCGACAATGCGGCACTTGGCCTCGAAGTGCGTGGCATGAGCCGCCGCGCTGCCCGCGCCACTGTGGCGCCACTGTTTGAGCGCTTCGGCCTTGCCGGTTTTGAACACCATTATCCATCCGAACTATCAGGCGGCATGCGCCAGCGCGCCGCCCTGCTGCGCACTGTCGTCCAGACCCAGGACATGCTGCTGCTCGACGAGCCGTTCGGCGCGCTCGACGCGCTGACGCGCACACAGATCCAGGAATGGCTGCAGAGCATGTGGACCGAACACCGCTGGACGGCGCTGCTGATCACCCACGACGTCCGCGAGGCCGTGTTCCTCTCCGACCGGATCTACGTGCTTTCGGCCCGCCCGGCGCGTATCATCCGCGAATTCCACGTTCCCCTGCCCCGTCCGAGAAGCCTTGCCGATCTCGGCTCGCCGGCGGCCCAGGCGATCGAAACCGAAATCCTGCAAACACTGCTTCATCCGCTCGAACAGGATGATTTTAGGCCGGTCGGCTTAAAATCTGAATCCTGTTCTACATTATAG
- a CDS encoding ABC transporter substrate-binding protein has protein sequence MLLLTRRQTILAAIAASLAGRPAFGQSAPAKVRMALDWTPNTNHIGIYVAKARGFYTAAGLDVEILPYADTSAGTLVSNGVADFGISSEIEALMQRAAGGDVKMVYGVVQTETARLIYKGGRDDIKSPRDLDGKTYGGFGGTWESALISAMIRNDGGKGEVKTVTLGTSAYEALDNGSIDFTLEIYTWEGIAAELEKRKIGRFHYADYGVPDEQTTVIVSSDAYLSANQENARAFIQATRKGYAYSVDHPDEACELLISGSNGALMNTELVKASQKALIDGHFLKSEAGVIGTLDPAKADAIGGFLVANGILVDANGAVLKEKPDFSAYYTNELLA, from the coding sequence ATGCTGCTTCTCACCCGTCGCCAGACGATCTTAGCCGCCATCGCCGCAAGCCTTGCCGGCCGCCCGGCCTTCGGCCAGTCAGCGCCCGCAAAGGTGCGCATGGCGCTCGATTGGACACCCAACACCAACCATATCGGCATCTATGTCGCCAAGGCGAGGGGCTTCTATACCGCCGCCGGCCTCGACGTCGAGATCCTTCCCTATGCCGACACCAGCGCCGGAACGCTGGTGTCGAACGGCGTCGCCGATTTCGGCATCAGCAGCGAGATCGAGGCCCTCATGCAGCGCGCCGCCGGCGGCGACGTGAAGATGGTCTACGGCGTCGTCCAGACCGAAACAGCGCGCCTTATCTACAAGGGCGGACGCGACGACATCAAAAGCCCTAGAGATCTCGACGGCAAGACCTACGGCGGCTTCGGCGGAACCTGGGAGAGCGCTTTGATCTCCGCGATGATCCGCAACGATGGCGGCAAAGGCGAGGTCAAGACCGTCACGCTCGGCACTTCCGCCTACGAGGCGCTGGACAATGGCTCGATCGATTTCACACTGGAGATCTACACCTGGGAAGGCATCGCCGCCGAGCTGGAAAAACGCAAGATCGGCCGCTTCCACTATGCCGACTATGGCGTTCCCGACGAACAGACGACGGTCATCGTCTCCAGCGACGCCTATCTCTCGGCAAATCAGGAAAATGCCCGCGCTTTCATTCAGGCAACGCGAAAGGGTTATGCCTATTCCGTCGATCATCCCGACGAAGCCTGCGAGCTGCTGATATCAGGAAGCAACGGCGCGCTGATGAACACGGAACTGGTGAAAGCTTCGCAGAAGGCATTGATCGACGGACACTTCCTGAAGTCCGAGGCCGGCGTAATCGGCACCCTCGACCCGGCCAAGGCCGATGCCATCGGCGGCTTCCTGGTCGCGAACGGCATCCTGGTCGACGCGAATGGCGCCGTACTCAAGGAGAAGCCGGACTTCTCCGCCTATTATACCAACGAACTGCTGGCCTGA
- a CDS encoding acyltransferase, whose amino-acid sequence MRQQERLAGADFLRAAACLLVFAHHLALRLDMRRIPDELGPTANILRFGNFGVAIFFVLSGFLLAHPFWRAIDDGSTMPSLRHYTIRRAARIAPGFWVAATVSFTLSLTLLALPLTAELAFRYVSGLLFMSQWHWRTFFPVEADGPLWSIPFEVTSYVLLPLCFFLLFRLPILRQRPLLARFAWLCVITAVLLAHVLILTVFPLDDIGRGWQYGFQGGAKEWMPRYNPIGFFAIFALGALAAGVEVMLPRRPSAWFDAAALLALAVAGYRLVISPGGSAEAYGWLEIPYGFPVFPLAIATALVSLCHSQRLGRLLDNAPVRYIAKISFGIYIWQEIILISIQRLDPGSFGVSSEIVVTGWLQSCGLAAALVLLVASLSYHMLEKPAIDVGNRLTSRQSNRATPFKV is encoded by the coding sequence ATGCGCCAACAGGAGAGACTGGCCGGAGCGGACTTTCTGCGCGCGGCAGCCTGTCTGCTGGTGTTCGCCCACCATCTCGCGCTCCGGCTGGATATGCGCAGAATTCCCGACGAACTGGGACCCACCGCAAACATCCTCCGCTTCGGCAATTTCGGCGTTGCCATCTTCTTCGTGCTTAGCGGCTTTCTTCTTGCCCATCCCTTCTGGCGCGCGATCGACGACGGCAGCACCATGCCCAGCCTCCGCCATTACACAATCCGCAGGGCGGCACGCATCGCTCCGGGCTTCTGGGTGGCCGCAACCGTCAGCTTCACCCTCAGCCTGACGCTGCTTGCTCTGCCGCTGACGGCGGAGCTCGCCTTCCGCTATGTCTCCGGGCTACTGTTCATGAGCCAGTGGCATTGGCGCACATTCTTTCCCGTCGAAGCCGACGGGCCGCTCTGGTCCATTCCCTTCGAGGTCACCAGCTATGTGCTCCTGCCTCTCTGCTTTTTCCTGCTATTTCGTTTGCCCATCCTGAGGCAGCGTCCGTTGCTTGCCCGCTTTGCCTGGCTCTGCGTCATCACAGCTGTACTCTTGGCCCATGTGCTCATCCTCACCGTCTTTCCGCTCGACGATATCGGACGCGGCTGGCAATACGGCTTCCAAGGCGGGGCAAAGGAGTGGATGCCGCGATATAATCCGATCGGCTTCTTCGCCATCTTCGCATTGGGCGCGCTTGCCGCCGGCGTCGAAGTCATGCTCCCAAGAAGGCCCTCCGCCTGGTTCGATGCCGCAGCGCTGCTGGCCCTCGCTGTTGCCGGTTACCGTCTCGTCATATCGCCCGGCGGCTCCGCCGAAGCTTACGGCTGGCTCGAAATCCCCTATGGCTTCCCGGTCTTTCCGCTGGCGATCGCAACGGCGCTCGTTTCGCTATGCCATTCGCAACGCCTCGGCAGGCTGCTCGACAACGCGCCTGTCCGCTACATCGCGAAAATCTCATTCGGCATCTATATCTGGCAGGAAATCATCCTGATATCGATCCAAAGGCTCGACCCGGGCTCATTCGGCGTTTCGTCGGAAATTGTCGTCACCGGCTGGCTGCAGTCTTGTGGATTGGCAGCCGCGCTCGTCCTTCTGGTCGCAAGTCTCAGCTATCATATGCTGGAAAAGCCTGCGATCGATGTCGGCAATCGCCTGACATCCCGCCAATCCAATCGGGCTACTCCTTTTAAAGTATAA
- a CDS encoding sugar transferase, with amino-acid sequence MNAFTSKTNSRFDPSQRQDKTKTLVIANSNIRQPDSFSLVERKMIVRLGTKRMFDIVASVSALIVLAPFFLAIAVFIKLDDGGPVFFRQIRWGLHGRKITVFKFRSMRADACDPSGIQQTVKGDSRMTAIGAVLRRTNIDELPQLFNVLLGEMSLVGPRCHAVNMRAAGRLYEELVPDYHQRHIMRPGITGLAQTRGWRGPTARPLQARARIACDIYYVRHFSLLLDLKILLKTLVIELRGGTGY; translated from the coding sequence ATGAATGCTTTTACTTCGAAGACGAATTCACGCTTCGATCCGTCTCAGCGTCAGGACAAAACCAAGACCCTGGTTATCGCCAACTCCAACATTCGCCAGCCGGATAGCTTTTCCCTTGTCGAAAGAAAGATGATCGTGCGGCTGGGCACGAAGCGGATGTTCGATATCGTCGCCTCGGTCAGCGCCCTCATCGTGCTGGCGCCGTTTTTTCTGGCAATCGCTGTCTTCATCAAACTCGACGATGGCGGTCCGGTATTTTTCCGCCAGATCCGCTGGGGGCTCCACGGCCGGAAGATCACGGTGTTCAAGTTCCGCTCGATGCGCGCCGACGCTTGTGATCCGAGCGGCATTCAGCAGACCGTCAAGGGCGACAGCCGGATGACAGCTATCGGCGCGGTGCTTCGCAGGACCAACATCGACGAGCTGCCGCAGCTTTTCAACGTCCTGTTGGGCGAGATGTCGCTGGTCGGTCCGCGCTGCCATGCTGTCAATATGCGCGCAGCCGGCAGGCTCTACGAGGAGCTGGTGCCGGACTACCACCAACGCCACATCATGCGCCCGGGCATCACCGGCCTGGCGCAGACACGCGGCTGGCGCGGCCCGACGGCACGGCCATTGCAAGCGCGCGCCCGCATCGCCTGCGATATCTACTATGTCAGGCATTTCAGCCTGCTGCTCGACTTGAAGATTCTCTTGAAGACGCTCGTCATCGAGCTGCGTGGCGGCACCGGCTACTGA
- a CDS encoding F0F1 ATP synthase subunit epsilon, whose protein sequence is MADNFNFELVSPERLLLSEMVTEVVIPATEGEMTVMAHHAPTMTTVKPGVVSVRSASGKKQDYVVFGGFADILPTGCTLLAESAVPVEELHKDELTRRIEAARAELENTELHEHKSKLEHFIMELTHLSGVVQQD, encoded by the coding sequence ATGGCTGACAATTTCAACTTTGAGCTCGTTTCGCCGGAGCGTCTGCTGCTGTCGGAGATGGTGACTGAGGTCGTCATTCCCGCAACCGAGGGCGAGATGACTGTCATGGCGCACCACGCGCCGACAATGACGACGGTCAAGCCTGGTGTCGTAAGCGTCCGTTCGGCTTCCGGCAAGAAGCAGGATTACGTCGTATTCGGCGGTTTTGCCGATATCCTGCCGACCGGCTGCACATTGCTTGCCGAATCCGCTGTTCCGGTCGAGGAACTTCACAAGGACGAGTTGACCCGTCGCATCGAGGCCGCCCGCGCGGAACTCGAGAATACCGAGCTGCATGAGCACAAGTCGAAGCTCGAGCATTTCATCATGGAGCTGACGCATCTGAGCGGCGTCGTCCAGCAGGATTGA
- the atpD gene encoding F0F1 ATP synthase subunit beta, which produces MAEAATPKIGSVGRVTQVIGAVVDVAFEGELPKILNALETSNNGVRLVLEVAQHLGENEVRTIAMDSSEGLVRGQVVSDTGAPIMVPVGNETLGRIMNVIGEPVDEAGPLVTAHKRAIHQDAPSYVEQSTEAQILVTGIKVVDLLAPYARGGKIGLFGGAGVGKTVLIMELINNVAKAHGGYSVFAGVGERTREGNDLYHEMIESNVNKHGGGEGSKAALVYGQMNEPPGARARVALTGLTVAEHFRDQGQDVLFFVDNIFRFTQAGSEVSALLGRIPSAVGYQPTLATDMGQMQERITTTTTGSITSVQAIYVPADDLTDPAPATSFAHLDATTVLSRSIAEKGIYPAVDPLDSTSRMLDPLVVGEEHYDVARKVQSTLQRYKALQDIIAILGMDELSEEDKIAVARARKIERFLSQPFFVAEVFTGSPGKLVALEDTIKGFKGLVNGEYDHLPEAAFYMVGSMEEAIEKAKKLAAV; this is translated from the coding sequence ATGGCTGAGGCAGCTACCCCCAAGATCGGCTCTGTCGGCAGAGTCACACAGGTTATCGGCGCCGTCGTCGACGTTGCTTTCGAAGGCGAACTGCCGAAGATCCTGAACGCGCTGGAAACCAGCAACAACGGCGTCCGTCTGGTTCTCGAAGTTGCACAGCACCTTGGCGAAAACGAAGTCCGTACCATCGCGATGGACTCAAGCGAAGGTCTCGTCCGCGGCCAGGTAGTCAGCGATACTGGTGCTCCGATCATGGTTCCGGTCGGCAACGAGACGCTCGGTCGTATCATGAACGTCATCGGTGAACCGGTCGACGAGGCTGGTCCGCTGGTCACCGCGCACAAGCGCGCCATCCACCAGGATGCACCGTCCTATGTCGAGCAGTCGACGGAAGCGCAGATCCTCGTCACCGGCATCAAGGTCGTCGACCTTCTCGCCCCCTATGCACGCGGCGGCAAGATCGGCCTCTTCGGCGGCGCCGGCGTCGGCAAGACCGTGTTGATCATGGAACTGATCAACAACGTCGCCAAGGCGCATGGTGGTTATTCAGTTTTTGCGGGCGTCGGTGAACGCACCCGCGAAGGCAACGACCTTTACCATGAAATGATCGAATCGAACGTCAACAAGCATGGCGGCGGCGAAGGCTCGAAGGCCGCGCTGGTTTACGGCCAGATGAACGAACCGCCGGGCGCTCGCGCCCGCGTCGCTCTGACCGGCCTGACGGTCGCCGAGCACTTCCGCGACCAGGGCCAGGACGTTCTGTTTTTCGTCGACAACATCTTCCGCTTCACCCAGGCAGGTTCCGAAGTGTCGGCTCTGCTCGGCCGCATCCCGTCGGCCGTCGGTTATCAGCCGACGCTTGCCACCGACATGGGCCAGATGCAGGAGCGCATCACTACGACGACAACCGGCTCGATCACTTCGGTCCAGGCCATCTACGTTCCGGCCGACGACTTGACCGACCCGGCGCCGGCAACCTCGTTCGCGCACCTTGACGCAACGACGGTTCTGTCGCGCTCGATCGCCGAAAAGGGCATCTACCCGGCCGTCGATCCGCTCGACTCGACCTCGCGCATGCTCGATCCGCTGGTCGTCGGCGAAGAGCATTACGACGTCGCCCGTAAGGTTCAGTCGACGCTGCAGCGTTACAAGGCGCTGCAGGACATCATCGCCATCCTTGGCATGGATGAACTGTCCGAAGAGGACAAGATCGCTGTTGCTCGCGCCCGCAAGATCGAGCGTTTCCTGTCGCAGCCGTTCTTCGTCGCCGAAGTCTTCACCGGCTCGCCGGGCAAGCTGGTTGCTCTTGAAGACACGATCAAGGGCTTCAAGGGCCTGGTCAACGGTGAATACGATCACCTGCCGGAAGCTGCCTTCTACATGGTCGGCTCGATGGAAGAAGCGATCGAAAAGGCCAAGAAGCTCGCAGCTGTTTGA
- a CDS encoding F0F1 ATP synthase subunit gamma has product MPSLKDLKNRIASVKATQKITKAMKMVAAAKLRRAQEAAEAARPYSQRMGAVLANIAKAVTDADGAPTLMTGTGKDQVHLLVVCTAERGLCGGFNSQIARFARDHVRRLLAEGKTVKIFTVGKKGYDILRREYASLIIERKELRDVKRIGFENADQLGKRIIEMYEAGEFDVCTLFYSEFKSVISQIPTAQQLIPASTGAAQNEDAEHAGAVYEYEPDPASILEDLIPRNISVQIFRALLENVAGEMGAKMSAMDNATRNAGEMINKLTLSYNRQRQAQITKELIEIISGAEAL; this is encoded by the coding sequence ATGCCTTCACTTAAGGATCTGAAAAACCGGATCGCCTCCGTCAAGGCGACGCAGAAGATCACCAAGGCGATGAAAATGGTCGCCGCGGCGAAGCTTCGGCGTGCGCAGGAGGCGGCCGAGGCCGCCCGGCCCTATTCGCAGCGCATGGGTGCGGTTCTGGCGAACATCGCCAAGGCCGTCACCGATGCGGACGGCGCACCGACGCTGATGACCGGCACCGGCAAGGACCAGGTTCATCTGCTGGTGGTCTGCACGGCCGAACGCGGTCTGTGCGGCGGCTTCAATTCGCAGATCGCGCGCTTTGCCCGCGATCATGTGCGCAGGCTGCTTGCCGAGGGCAAGACGGTCAAGATCTTCACCGTCGGCAAGAAGGGTTACGACATCCTTCGCCGCGAATATGCTTCGTTGATCATCGAGCGCAAGGAATTGCGCGACGTCAAGCGCATCGGGTTCGAGAATGCGGATCAGCTCGGCAAGCGCATCATCGAGATGTACGAAGCTGGCGAATTCGACGTTTGCACGCTGTTCTATTCCGAGTTCAAGTCGGTGATCAGTCAGATCCCGACGGCGCAGCAGCTCATTCCGGCTTCGACCGGTGCGGCGCAGAACGAAGATGCCGAGCATGCCGGCGCCGTCTACGAATATGAGCCGGATCCGGCATCGATCCTCGAAGATCTGATCCCGCGCAACATCTCCGTTCAGATCTTCCGCGCGCTCCTTGAGAATGTCGCAGGCGAGATGGGTGCGAAGATGAGCGCTATGGACAATGCGACGCGTAATGCCGGTGAGATGATCAACAAACTGACGCTGAGCTACAACCGCCAGCGTCAGGCGCAGATCACCAAGGAACTCATTGAAATCATTTCGGGCGCGGAAGCGCTCTGA